The Aggregatilinea lenta genome includes a region encoding these proteins:
- a CDS encoding endonuclease III domain-containing protein, whose translation MGQQAQSGSLDAETLAYKQRHYREIAYILEATYGYPEWRPFLPPVDELVSTILSQSTSDTNRDKGFDALKARYANWEEVRDAPLVDIVETIRPAGLANQKAPRIQEALNTITQDDGSITLDFLNDLSVPEAKAWLTGLHGIGPKTAAIILLFAFGRPAFPVDTHVHRVTRRLGLIGAKTSADQAHVILEAIIPPEEYFPAHLNIIQHGRRICHARGPECGQCPLTMQCEYFLVQDRLE comes from the coding sequence CGGCTCGCTCGACGCCGAGACGCTGGCATACAAGCAGCGCCATTACCGCGAGATCGCGTATATCCTCGAAGCGACCTATGGCTACCCGGAGTGGCGGCCATTTTTGCCCCCGGTTGACGAACTGGTCAGCACAATCCTCAGCCAGAGCACGTCTGACACGAACCGCGACAAGGGCTTCGATGCGCTTAAGGCGCGCTATGCCAACTGGGAAGAGGTTCGCGACGCGCCGCTGGTCGACATCGTCGAGACGATCCGGCCCGCGGGGCTGGCAAACCAGAAAGCGCCGCGCATTCAGGAGGCGCTGAATACCATCACACAGGACGATGGCAGCATCACGCTCGACTTCCTCAACGACCTGAGCGTGCCGGAAGCGAAAGCGTGGCTGACCGGGCTGCACGGCATCGGCCCGAAGACGGCGGCGATCATCCTGCTGTTCGCGTTCGGGCGTCCGGCCTTCCCGGTCGATACGCACGTGCACCGCGTCACGCGGCGGCTGGGCTTGATCGGCGCGAAGACGAGCGCGGATCAAGCGCATGTCATTCTGGAGGCGATCATCCCGCCGGAGGAATACTTCCCGGCGCACCTCAACATCATCCAGCATGGGCGGCGCATCTGCCACGCGCGCGGCCCGGAGTGCGGGCAGTGCCCACTGACGATGCAGTGCGAGTACTTCCTGGTGCAGGATCGGCTAGAATAG
- the rpoB gene encoding DNA-directed RNA polymerase subunit beta, which translates to MQRRLDEKNYARTLEVHDLPSLIEIQLESFQRFYQEGLNELFDEISPIESFNGNLRLFFPGSSREAAEFGLTYWFDEPKYPEETCLERDITFAAPLYVKVALVNRAAGDEVVISDIFMGDFPLMTEKGTFIINGSERVVVSQLIRSPGVYFDAEEDRTTGRRLSTAKMIPDRGAWMEFETRKSDYLAIKFNRKRTIPVTILLRALAAVTDGFDEHSPIKEGTDEELLEIYKEVDNNPDHRYIEGTIRMEPQWDLRDGVSVAQAALLEFYKRMRPGDPPTLDNAREYLESQLFDQRRYDLERVGRYKLNQRLRIDDIVPRSRRTITKFDLMKLIERMILIDNGLEEPDDIDHLGNRRVKTVGELIQNSLRIGLRRMERVIRERMSIRESDNLSPMSLINIRPVVAAVREFFGSSQLSQFMDQTNPLAELTHKRTLSALGPGGLRRERAGFDVRDVHHSHYGRICPIETPEGPNIGLIGRLASYGRVNEYGFIETPYRKVYRELALDDERLLGRALRDDLALPKGNKVIETGTVVDAALVKQLVKAGVERVPVMPFVSEEIQYLSADTEDRFTIAQANAKLGDANEFVNERVSARQHQRFLVASRSRIDYMDVAPRQIVGISAALIPFLEHDDANRALMGSNMQRQAVPLLQPDVPIVSTGVERQSAYDSGQVLVSDVSGEVISVQGDQIVIRTEEGVRTYRLRKYNRSNQSTCIDQRPVVKKGQFVEAGQVIADSSSTVLGELALGHDVLCAFLSWEGGNYEDALLISEELVRQDKFTSIHIEKHEVEARDTKLGPEEITYDIPNVGEDALKDLDEHGIIRVGADVGPNDILVGKITPKGEKELSPEEKLLRAIFGEKAREVKDSSLRLPHGEKGKVVDVKIFTREEHRDLPAGVDQMVRVSVAQKRKLTQGDKMAGRHGNKGVISKVVSIEDMPFLEDGTPIDIILNPLGVPGRMNIGQVLETHLGWAADRLGFRAITPVFDGADELEIEAELGRAWLIDRAWNAITARAWEWLAEEEYDTEYLEDDAEVRRLYIDHWLGQTGAYDMERLALNEVYARRVVLAEWLRELGYDPADVLLFGDETVNVEERTRRDLNARHVTMVLWVDGVTGEMPPDGLSEDELREVVRRVALRYAEPVPVFGKQRLYDGKTGESFDQSVTVGIIHMLKLAHLVEDKVHARSTGPYSLVTQQPLGGKAQFGGQRFGEMEVWALEAYGAAHTLQEMLTVKSDDVQGRVKTYEAIVKGEPIEEPGVPASFRVLVKELQSLGLAVEAITDTGEVLRFGKDEEKARQPRIQMGLLGLADAQ; encoded by the coding sequence ATGCAGCGGCGGCTTGATGAGAAGAACTATGCACGCACGTTGGAAGTGCATGACCTGCCTTCACTGATCGAAATTCAGCTCGAGTCTTTCCAGCGCTTCTACCAGGAAGGGCTGAACGAGCTGTTCGACGAGATCAGCCCCATTGAAAGTTTCAACGGTAATCTACGGCTCTTCTTCCCCGGCAGCTCGCGCGAAGCGGCTGAATTTGGCTTGACTTACTGGTTCGACGAGCCGAAATATCCGGAGGAAACCTGCCTGGAGCGCGACATCACCTTTGCCGCGCCCCTCTATGTGAAGGTGGCATTGGTCAACCGCGCGGCGGGTGACGAAGTGGTCATCTCCGACATTTTCATGGGCGATTTCCCGCTCATGACCGAAAAAGGCACGTTTATTATCAACGGCTCCGAGCGTGTCGTTGTCAGCCAGTTGATCCGGTCGCCCGGCGTTTACTTCGACGCCGAAGAAGACCGTACCACGGGGCGTCGCCTTTCGACGGCGAAGATGATCCCCGATCGCGGCGCGTGGATGGAGTTCGAAACGCGCAAGAGCGACTATCTGGCGATCAAGTTCAACCGCAAGCGCACCATCCCGGTGACGATCCTGCTGCGCGCGCTGGCCGCCGTAACCGACGGCTTCGACGAGCACTCGCCGATCAAGGAAGGCACCGACGAAGAACTGCTGGAGATCTACAAGGAGGTCGATAACAACCCCGACCACCGGTACATCGAAGGCACGATCCGCATGGAGCCGCAGTGGGACCTGCGCGACGGCGTTTCTGTCGCCCAGGCGGCGCTGCTTGAGTTCTACAAGCGCATGCGCCCTGGCGACCCGCCGACGCTCGACAATGCGCGCGAATACTTGGAAAGCCAGTTGTTCGACCAGCGCCGGTACGACCTGGAGCGGGTAGGGCGTTACAAGCTCAATCAGCGCTTGCGTATCGACGACATCGTGCCGCGCTCGCGCCGCACGATTACCAAGTTCGACCTGATGAAGCTGATCGAGCGGATGATCCTGATCGACAACGGACTCGAAGAGCCGGATGACATTGACCACCTGGGCAACCGCCGTGTGAAGACCGTCGGCGAGCTGATCCAGAACTCGCTGCGCATCGGCCTGCGTCGCATGGAGCGGGTGATCCGCGAGCGTATGTCCATTCGTGAGTCCGATAACCTGTCCCCAATGTCGCTGATCAATATTCGCCCGGTGGTGGCGGCAGTTCGCGAGTTCTTTGGGTCCAGCCAGCTTTCACAGTTCATGGACCAGACCAACCCCCTGGCCGAGCTGACGCACAAGCGTACACTCTCCGCGCTGGGGCCGGGCGGTCTGCGGCGCGAGCGCGCAGGCTTCGACGTGCGCGACGTGCACCACAGCCACTATGGCCGCATCTGCCCGATCGAGACCCCTGAAGGCCCGAACATCGGCCTGATCGGTCGCCTGGCGAGTTATGGCCGCGTAAACGAATACGGCTTCATCGAGACGCCGTACCGCAAGGTATACCGCGAGCTGGCTCTGGACGACGAGCGTCTGCTGGGCCGCGCGCTGCGCGATGATCTTGCTCTGCCCAAGGGCAACAAGGTGATCGAGACCGGGACGGTAGTCGATGCTGCGCTGGTCAAGCAGCTCGTTAAGGCCGGTGTGGAACGCGTGCCGGTGATGCCGTTCGTCAGCGAAGAGATCCAGTACCTGTCGGCGGACACCGAAGACCGCTTCACCATCGCACAGGCGAATGCCAAGCTCGGCGACGCGAACGAATTCGTCAACGAGCGTGTATCGGCTCGCCAGCACCAGCGGTTCCTGGTGGCGTCGCGCAGCCGTATCGACTACATGGACGTTGCCCCGCGCCAGATCGTGGGTATCTCGGCGGCGCTTATTCCGTTCCTGGAGCACGATGACGCGAACCGCGCGCTGATGGGCTCCAACATGCAGCGTCAGGCCGTGCCGCTGCTTCAGCCGGACGTGCCGATCGTCAGCACGGGCGTAGAGCGTCAGTCGGCGTACGACTCCGGCCAGGTGCTTGTGTCGGATGTGTCCGGCGAGGTCATTTCGGTTCAGGGCGACCAGATCGTCATTCGGACCGAGGAAGGCGTGCGGACCTACCGCCTGCGCAAGTACAACCGCTCGAACCAGTCGACGTGCATCGACCAGCGTCCGGTGGTCAAGAAGGGCCAGTTTGTCGAGGCCGGTCAGGTCATCGCGGACAGCTCCTCGACCGTCCTGGGTGAGCTTGCCCTCGGTCATGACGTGCTGTGTGCCTTCCTGTCATGGGAAGGTGGCAACTACGAAGACGCGCTGCTCATCAGCGAAGAGTTGGTGCGGCAGGACAAATTCACGTCGATCCACATCGAAAAGCACGAAGTTGAAGCGCGCGATACCAAGCTCGGCCCGGAAGAGATCACCTACGACATTCCGAACGTGGGCGAGGACGCGCTGAAGGACCTGGACGAGCACGGCATCATCCGCGTGGGTGCGGATGTTGGCCCGAACGACATCCTGGTCGGTAAGATCACCCCGAAGGGCGAGAAGGAACTCAGCCCGGAGGAAAAGCTGCTGCGCGCGATCTTCGGTGAGAAGGCCCGCGAGGTGAAGGACTCGTCGCTGCGCCTGCCGCACGGCGAGAAGGGCAAGGTCGTGGACGTCAAGATCTTCACGCGTGAAGAGCACCGCGATCTGCCTGCCGGGGTGGACCAGATGGTCCGCGTCAGCGTGGCGCAAAAGCGTAAACTGACTCAGGGCGACAAGATGGCTGGTCGTCACGGGAACAAGGGTGTCATCTCGAAGGTTGTGTCGATTGAGGACATGCCATTCCTGGAAGATGGGACGCCGATTGACATCATCCTCAACCCGCTGGGTGTGCCGGGCCGTATGAACATCGGTCAGGTGCTCGAAACGCACCTCGGCTGGGCCGCCGACCGCCTGGGCTTCCGCGCGATTACACCCGTCTTCGATGGCGCGGATGAGCTGGAAATCGAGGCGGAGCTGGGCCGCGCCTGGCTGATCGACCGCGCGTGGAATGCCATCACGGCCCGCGCGTGGGAGTGGCTAGCCGAAGAAGAGTACGACACCGAGTATCTGGAGGATGACGCCGAAGTGCGCCGCCTCTACATCGACCACTGGCTGGGCCAGACGGGCGCTTATGACATGGAGCGCCTCGCGCTGAACGAAGTGTACGCCCGGCGTGTAGTGCTGGCCGAATGGCTGCGCGAACTGGGGTACGATCCGGCGGACGTACTGCTGTTTGGCGATGAAACGGTTAACGTCGAAGAGCGCACCCGCCGCGACCTGAACGCCCGGCATGTGACGATGGTGCTCTGGGTGGATGGTGTGACTGGTGAGATGCCGCCCGACGGTCTGAGCGAAGACGAGCTGCGCGAGGTCGTGCGGCGCGTCGCGCTGCGTTACGCCGAGCCTGTGCCGGTGTTCGGCAAGCAGCGCCTGTACGACGGCAAGACGGGAGAATCGTTCGATCAGTCGGTGACGGTCGGCATCATCCACATGCTCAAGCTGGCGCACCTCGTCGAAGACAAGGTTCACGCTCGCTCGACTGGCCCGTACAGTCTCGTCACGCAGCAGCCGCTCGGCGGTAAAGCCCAGTTCGGCGGCCAGCGCTTCGGTGAGATGGAAGTGTGGGCGCTGGAAGCTTACGGCGCGGCGCATACGCTGCAGGAAATGCTCACCGTCAAGTCCGACGACGTGCAGGGCCGCGTGAAGACGTACGAGGCCATCGTCAAGGGCGAGCCGATCGAGGAGCCGGGCGTCCCGGCGAGCTTCCGCGTGCTGGTCAAGGAGCTGCAAAGCCTGGGCCTCGCGGTGGAAGCCATCACCGATACGGGCGAAGTGCTCCGCTTCGGCAAGGACGAAGAAAAGGCGCGCCAGCCGCGCATCCAGATGGGCCTGCTGGGTCTTGCCGACGCTCAGTAG
- a CDS encoding G5 domain-containing protein, with amino-acid sequence MKRKTVLLLLILALAAGLLAACDDKGGSGSGEYSVTVNVDGTNRVYTYSRQMSVGQFLQSIGVTVNDLDQINPPLYTQLANGMRITISRVVERTECEDQPVAPNVIEQKTHQLAPGERQVIQTGVEGVETVCYRIVEQDGQQIGERSESSRTPKVATRDEVIAVGVAPPNTSVPVDGRLAFISGGQAMIIDNNTNLLRPMTSGERLDKRVFDLSPDGLRLVYTVSTTDPNDPEFSNELWAVMNTGTSAPDPVQLVPTDVIYAQWVPGRENPAVSYSTASPVNDVPNWQAYNDLYVMELDPSTGETAAVDDIVSQNSIGAYAYWGRRYRWSEDGTQVAWALADSVGLVDLETGDFLTLLTFPEYATALVSYWVWEPTLSWSADGHLITTIHGAPYGSESPEDSIIFDTAVTDPAAGLLIAPFLEETGIWTTPTYSPPTTDAVGDTHYSIAYFKARDPLNSPGAQYDLWIADADGSNARLLFPGPSRAGLRPDPEDGIAWSPTGRQIAVIYQNNLWIVDVQTGEGTQITSDGQSSRPRWSREP; translated from the coding sequence ATGAAACGAAAAACCGTTTTACTCCTGCTGATCCTCGCATTGGCAGCGGGACTGCTGGCCGCGTGTGACGACAAGGGCGGTTCGGGGTCCGGCGAGTACAGCGTGACCGTCAATGTGGACGGCACGAACCGCGTGTACACCTACAGCCGCCAGATGTCGGTCGGGCAGTTCTTGCAGTCGATTGGCGTAACCGTCAACGACCTCGATCAGATCAATCCGCCGCTGTACACGCAGTTGGCGAACGGGATGCGTATCACCATCTCGCGCGTGGTGGAGCGCACCGAGTGTGAAGATCAGCCGGTGGCTCCTAACGTGATCGAGCAGAAGACGCACCAGCTCGCGCCTGGCGAGCGGCAGGTTATCCAGACCGGCGTCGAGGGCGTGGAGACGGTGTGTTACCGCATCGTCGAGCAGGACGGCCAGCAGATCGGGGAGCGGTCCGAATCCAGCCGCACACCGAAGGTGGCCACACGCGACGAGGTGATCGCGGTGGGTGTTGCGCCGCCGAACACGTCTGTACCGGTTGATGGGCGGTTGGCGTTCATCTCCGGCGGGCAGGCGATGATCATCGACAACAACACCAACCTGCTGCGCCCCATGACCAGCGGCGAACGGCTCGACAAGCGCGTGTTCGATTTGTCACCCGACGGCCTGCGTCTGGTGTACACCGTAAGCACCACCGACCCGAACGATCCCGAATTTTCCAACGAATTGTGGGCGGTGATGAACACGGGGACCAGCGCGCCGGACCCGGTACAGCTCGTGCCGACGGACGTCATATACGCGCAGTGGGTGCCGGGGCGCGAAAACCCGGCGGTCAGCTATTCGACCGCGTCTCCGGTGAATGATGTGCCGAACTGGCAGGCGTATAACGACTTGTACGTGATGGAGCTGGACCCCTCGACGGGTGAGACGGCGGCGGTGGACGACATCGTGTCGCAGAACAGCATCGGCGCGTATGCCTACTGGGGGCGGCGCTACCGCTGGTCGGAGGATGGCACGCAGGTCGCATGGGCGCTGGCGGACAGCGTGGGGCTGGTCGACCTGGAGACGGGCGACTTTTTGACGCTGCTGACCTTCCCCGAATACGCGACGGCGCTGGTGAGCTACTGGGTGTGGGAGCCGACGCTCTCGTGGTCGGCGGATGGACACCTGATCACAACCATTCACGGCGCGCCCTATGGCTCCGAATCGCCGGAAGACAGCATCATCTTCGACACCGCTGTGACCGACCCGGCGGCGGGCCTACTGATCGCCCCGTTTCTCGAAGAGACGGGCATCTGGACCACGCCGACCTATTCACCGCCCACTACCGACGCGGTGGGCGACACGCACTATTCGATTGCGTACTTCAAGGCGCGCGATCCGCTCAACAGCCCCGGCGCGCAGTACGACCTGTGGATCGCGGACGCGGACGGCAGCAACGCGCGATTGCTGTTCCCCGGTCCCAGTCGTGCCGGGCTGCGTCCTGATCCGGAGGACGGCATCGCATGGAGTCCTACGGGCCGCCAGATTGCGGTCATTTACCAGAACAACCTGTGGATCGTGGACGTGCAGACCGGCGAAGGCACGCAGATCACGAGTGATGGACAGTCTTCCCGCCCCCGTTGGTCACGTGAGCCATGA
- a CDS encoding SGNH/GDSL hydrolase family protein → MTRKRLTLILLGVAVLAVILAGCGGNDRKSEQNPTLGAATITPPPTRTPSGANALETPTTLPTWTAIAALPTSTPLVVPPPAIPSPLPTWTPAASTATPYPYDVRIAYPVSGSQIAGYVTIVGSASHPRFVQYALEWGPDPNPSNLWYPFLTPPQRTNTVLNSGLGAWNTTLMPDGVYQIRVHAWLNDGTDVDYRVTGIRISNTTPTAMPTLTPTARPNQLPTINPIPSQQLTTGQTVAVPVTANDADGDMVNLFVSSSSPAVAAAQVTGTREITLSGLTAGQATVIVTANDNRGGTASTAFVVTVQGQNRAPTISPIPNQTITVGDIVALAVTTSDPDGDVLTLTATSDNLAVVNTSVPDASTVRIGGNSAGTANVTVTVSDGKGGAVNVIFQVTVQPQNAPPVINDLAPQSLEVGGTLDVPYTATDPNSDTLTAVAQSDNEAIVAVTIPQPGTIRLTGIGAGQATVTLSVSDGTNPATTMPFVVTVAQGNIAPAIEQVGAQSLTAGDSLNVAIPVTDPNGDPVTLDAQSDTPGVAVAAASGTDVVVEGLAAGQANITVDAADGQGGEASMTFQVSVGAANTPPVVDPIAAQTLAVSGVLDVAYNAVDADGDTLSASASSDNETVAVANVTTPGLVTLVAQNPGTATVTLNVTDGVNAAVPVLFTVTVTEQNAPPVIQPIDPQAISVGQSVTVPVTATDPNGDPVTLDVVSSDPAIAAVVLNGASVDVNGAAPGMASITVSASDDKSAVASVSFQVEVQALNSGPIVDAVQPQTVGVGALLDVPYNASDPDGDPLTAEAVSDNPAVVTASVLQAGAVHLEAQGPGQATVTLTLSDGVNSPVTTTFTVTVPQQNAAPVLEPIGDQTVVEGQLLNVPVPVTDPEGDVVTLSAVSDNPSIVLASADGGQIALTGIAPGTATITVDATDAQGAMASVSFVATVTGSNAAPEIAPVGAQQIQVGEQITVPLGLSDANGDPIVLTALPQAQGIVQSTAIDNNSVLLEGVAPGTTVIDLTADDGRGGVTTGSFEVTVVEGAPAPSGLMNYPIVPEMSQQVASNIGLIYQGGLGIGIQPGVFGKIGDGLLATPNFLAPYAADGADLGGYADTLGPTITFFRATSIDPNNPGVNSFNGDSVAVGATYSPDQLAQTAPAVPPCDAVGAATILDCEMLYKQPSIAFISFSASNVTFMDPAQFRSEIQNIVFQVMSTYGSIPVLATIPADASATTEQLADYNAAIVEVATQSQIPLWNVWRAMQERGIADPTSVSPLGAGDLTDASLSYGVNVRNLTALQTLAAVQQAAGIQ, encoded by the coding sequence ATGACGCGGAAACGATTGACGCTGATCCTGTTGGGGGTGGCTGTGTTGGCGGTGATTCTGGCTGGCTGCGGCGGGAACGACCGCAAGAGCGAGCAGAATCCCACGCTGGGCGCGGCGACGATTACCCCGCCGCCAACGCGAACGCCGAGCGGCGCGAATGCGTTGGAGACGCCGACGACGTTGCCGACGTGGACCGCGATTGCCGCGCTGCCCACCTCGACGCCGCTGGTGGTGCCGCCGCCTGCCATCCCCAGCCCGCTGCCGACCTGGACGCCCGCCGCCTCGACGGCGACACCCTATCCCTATGATGTGCGGATCGCATACCCGGTCAGTGGCAGCCAGATCGCGGGTTATGTCACGATCGTGGGCAGCGCCAGCCATCCACGCTTCGTGCAGTATGCGCTGGAGTGGGGGCCGGACCCGAACCCCAGCAACCTGTGGTATCCCTTCCTGACGCCGCCACAGCGCACCAACACCGTGCTCAACAGCGGGCTTGGCGCGTGGAACACGACCCTGATGCCGGACGGTGTGTACCAGATCCGGGTGCACGCGTGGCTGAATGACGGTACGGACGTGGATTACCGCGTGACGGGCATCCGCATCTCGAATACGACGCCGACAGCCATGCCAACGCTGACGCCGACGGCTCGACCTAACCAGCTCCCGACCATCAACCCGATCCCCAGCCAGCAGCTCACCACCGGGCAGACCGTTGCCGTGCCGGTGACGGCCAATGACGCGGACGGTGATATGGTGAACCTGTTCGTGTCGTCCAGCAGCCCGGCAGTGGCCGCCGCGCAGGTGACCGGCACGCGCGAGATCACGCTCTCCGGTTTGACGGCGGGACAGGCGACCGTCATCGTAACGGCGAACGACAACCGGGGGGGCACGGCCAGCACCGCGTTTGTGGTGACGGTCCAGGGCCAGAACCGCGCCCCGACCATCAGCCCCATCCCGAACCAGACGATTACCGTGGGTGACATCGTCGCACTGGCCGTAACGACCTCCGATCCAGATGGCGACGTGCTGACCCTGACGGCTACCTCCGACAATTTGGCTGTGGTGAATACCAGCGTGCCGGACGCGAGCACCGTTCGTATTGGCGGCAACAGCGCAGGCACGGCCAACGTGACGGTAACCGTCAGTGATGGCAAAGGCGGCGCGGTCAACGTGATCTTCCAGGTGACGGTGCAGCCGCAAAACGCGCCGCCAGTGATCAACGACCTCGCGCCACAGTCGCTCGAAGTGGGCGGCACGCTCGACGTGCCGTATACCGCGACCGATCCGAACAGTGATACCCTGACGGCGGTCGCCCAGTCGGACAACGAAGCTATCGTTGCGGTGACTATTCCGCAGCCGGGTACGATCCGGCTGACCGGGATCGGCGCAGGGCAGGCGACCGTGACGCTGTCGGTCAGCGATGGCACAAATCCGGCGACGACTATGCCGTTCGTGGTGACGGTCGCGCAGGGCAACATCGCTCCGGCCATTGAACAGGTCGGCGCGCAAAGCCTGACGGCGGGCGACAGCCTGAACGTGGCGATCCCCGTGACCGACCCGAACGGCGATCCCGTGACGCTCGATGCGCAGTCGGATACGCCCGGTGTGGCGGTCGCGGCGGCCAGCGGCACGGACGTGGTCGTGGAGGGGCTGGCCGCCGGGCAGGCCAATATTACCGTCGATGCGGCGGACGGGCAGGGCGGCGAAGCCAGCATGACCTTCCAGGTCAGCGTGGGCGCGGCCAACACGCCGCCAGTCGTGGATCCCATCGCGGCGCAGACCCTGGCGGTGAGCGGCGTGCTCGACGTAGCGTACAATGCCGTGGACGCGGACGGGGATACCCTGTCGGCGTCGGCATCCTCTGATAACGAAACCGTCGCCGTGGCGAACGTCACGACGCCGGGGCTGGTGACACTGGTTGCGCAGAACCCCGGCACCGCGACGGTGACGCTCAACGTGACAGATGGCGTGAATGCCGCCGTGCCGGTGTTGTTTACCGTGACGGTCACGGAACAGAACGCGCCGCCTGTGATCCAGCCGATCGATCCGCAGGCCATCAGCGTCGGGCAGTCGGTGACCGTGCCGGTCACGGCAACCGATCCGAATGGCGATCCGGTCACGCTCGACGTCGTGTCGAGCGACCCGGCCATCGCGGCGGTGGTGCTCAACGGCGCGTCGGTGGACGTGAACGGTGCTGCGCCGGGCATGGCGTCGATCACCGTAAGTGCCAGCGACGACAAGAGCGCGGTCGCCAGCGTCTCATTCCAGGTCGAGGTCCAGGCGCTGAACAGCGGCCCCATCGTGGACGCAGTCCAGCCGCAGACCGTTGGCGTGGGTGCGCTGTTGGACGTGCCGTACAACGCCAGCGACCCGGACGGCGATCCGCTGACGGCGGAGGCTGTGTCGGATAACCCGGCGGTGGTGACGGCGAGTGTGCTGCAAGCCGGAGCGGTTCACCTGGAAGCGCAGGGGCCGGGGCAGGCGACGGTTACGCTGACGCTATCTGACGGGGTGAATTCGCCCGTCACGACAACCTTCACGGTGACCGTGCCGCAGCAGAACGCGGCCCCGGTGCTGGAGCCAATCGGGGATCAGACCGTGGTCGAGGGGCAGTTGCTCAACGTGCCCGTTCCGGTGACCGATCCCGAAGGCGACGTGGTGACGCTCAGCGCTGTGTCGGATAACCCGTCAATCGTGCTGGCCTCCGCCGACGGCGGGCAGATCGCGCTGACGGGTATCGCGCCGGGCACGGCGACGATCACGGTGGACGCGACCGACGCACAGGGCGCGATGGCCTCGGTGAGTTTTGTGGCGACTGTGACCGGATCCAACGCCGCGCCGGAGATCGCGCCTGTCGGTGCGCAGCAGATCCAGGTCGGCGAGCAGATCACCGTGCCGCTGGGTCTGAGTGACGCCAACGGCGACCCAATCGTGCTGACGGCGCTGCCGCAGGCGCAGGGTATCGTCCAGTCGACGGCCATCGACAACAACTCGGTGCTGCTGGAAGGCGTCGCGCCGGGCACGACCGTGATCGACCTGACGGCAGACGATGGGCGCGGCGGCGTGACCACCGGCTCGTTCGAAGTGACCGTGGTCGAAGGCGCTCCGGCCCCCTCCGGGCTGATGAATTACCCGATCGTGCCGGAGATGTCGCAGCAGGTCGCCAGCAATATCGGCCTGATCTACCAGGGCGGGCTTGGCATCGGCATCCAGCCAGGCGTGTTCGGCAAGATCGGTGACGGCCTGCTGGCGACGCCGAACTTCCTCGCTCCGTACGCCGCGGATGGCGCGGACCTGGGCGGGTATGCGGATACACTTGGCCCGACGATCACGTTCTTCCGCGCAACGTCCATCGACCCGAACAATCCGGGGGTGAACAGCTTCAATGGGGACAGCGTGGCGGTCGGCGCGACGTACAGCCCGGATCAGCTCGCCCAGACGGCTCCTGCTGTACCGCCGTGCGACGCAGTCGGTGCGGCGACGATCCTCGACTGCGAGATGCTGTACAAGCAGCCCAGCATCGCGTTCATTAGCTTTAGCGCGTCCAACGTGACGTTCATGGACCCGGCGCAGTTCCGGTCGGAGATTCAGAACATCGTGTTCCAGGTGATGAGCACGTACGGGTCAATCCCCGTGCTGGCGACCATCCCGGCGGACGCGAGCGCGACGACCGAGCAGCTTGCGGACTACAACGCGGCGATCGTGGAAGTGGCGACCCAGTCGCAGATCCCGCTGTGGAACGTGTGGCGCGCTATGCAGGAGCGCGGTATCGCCGACCCGACCAGCGTCTCGCCGTTGGGCGCGGGCGACCTGACGGACGCGTCGCTGAGCTACGGCGTGAACGTACGCAACCTGACGGCGCTGCAAACTCTGGCAGCCGTGCAGCAGGCGGCGGGCATCCAGTAG